Proteins found in one Oribacterium sp. oral taxon 102 genomic segment:
- a CDS encoding D-glycero-alpha-D-manno-heptose-1,7-bisphosphate 7-phosphatase has product MARKVIFLDRDGTINEEVRYLHRSEELRIIPGVPEALRRLRELGFLLVLVTNQAGIARGYYAEADCERLNAYLNETLRREGAGLDRVYYCPHHPEKGIGVYRRDCDCRKPKPGMLRRAAEELQLGRFENIPAGETVDRAHSYMLGDKRIDTIAGHNFGIQGILLGSGYGRTERELAAPGDYDAYFESMGEAVGWIEKRERDGS; this is encoded by the coding sequence TTGGCGCGCAAGGTGATATTTCTGGATCGGGACGGAACAATCAACGAGGAGGTGCGCTACCTGCACCGTTCGGAGGAGCTTCGCATAATCCCGGGCGTACCGGAAGCGCTTCGGCGGCTTCGGGAGCTTGGCTTCCTGCTGGTGCTGGTCACGAATCAGGCGGGCATCGCGCGGGGCTACTACGCGGAGGCGGACTGTGAGCGTCTGAATGCGTATCTGAATGAGACGCTCCGGAGGGAGGGCGCGGGACTTGACAGGGTTTACTACTGCCCGCATCATCCGGAGAAGGGGATCGGCGTTTACCGGCGGGACTGTGATTGCCGGAAGCCGAAACCCGGGATGCTCCGGAGAGCGGCGGAGGAGCTGCAGCTGGGGCGCTTCGAGAATATCCCGGCTGGGGAGACAGTAGACCGGGCGCACAGCTATATGCTTGGCGACAAGCGCATCGACACGATCGCGGGGCACAATTTCGGGATACAGGGAATCCTGCTCGGAAGCGGCTACGGCAGAACGGAGCGGGAGCTTGCTGCGCCGGGAGACTATGACGCATACTTTGAAAGCATGGGGGAGGCAGTCGGATGGATAGAGAAGAGAGAGCGAGACGGCAGCTAG
- a CDS encoding GHMP family kinase ATP-binding protein produces the protein MVYRGRAPLRISFGGGGTDVAPFCEEQGGAILGSTINKYAYCSIVPREDEEIIVHSLDFDMTVQFNAKENIIFDGKLDLVKAAMKAMEVREGCEVFLQCDAPAGSGLGTSSTVMVAILKAIAKWQNIELEGYELADLAYQVERLDLGISGGYQDQYAATFGGFNFIEFHGRNRVVVNPLRIRKEIINELQYNLLLCYTGGIHVSARIIDDQVRNYADRSAFEAMCEVKTLAYDMKDALLRGELNTFGSLLNDGWQAKKRMSRKITTPQIDRLYEEARAAGALGGKLLGAGGGGFLLIYCPYNVRHIVAHKLLDAGGQLTDWVFELRGAQNWRAR, from the coding sequence ATGGTTTATAGAGGCAGAGCGCCGCTTCGGATCTCGTTCGGGGGCGGCGGAACGGATGTCGCACCGTTCTGTGAGGAGCAGGGCGGGGCAATTCTCGGCAGTACCATCAACAAATATGCGTACTGCTCCATCGTGCCGCGGGAGGATGAAGAGATTATCGTGCACTCGCTGGACTTCGACATGACGGTGCAGTTCAATGCAAAGGAGAACATTATCTTCGACGGTAAGCTGGATCTCGTCAAGGCGGCGATGAAGGCAATGGAGGTAAGGGAGGGCTGCGAGGTATTCCTCCAATGCGATGCGCCGGCGGGCTCCGGACTGGGGACGAGCAGCACCGTAATGGTGGCGATTCTGAAGGCGATCGCGAAGTGGCAGAATATCGAGCTCGAGGGCTATGAGCTCGCGGATCTCGCCTATCAGGTGGAACGGCTGGATCTCGGGATCAGCGGCGGCTATCAGGATCAGTACGCGGCGACCTTCGGCGGCTTCAACTTCATTGAATTCCACGGCAGGAATCGTGTCGTCGTGAATCCGCTCCGCATCAGGAAGGAGATCATCAACGAGCTGCAATATAATCTGTTGCTCTGCTATACCGGCGGTATCCACGTCTCTGCGCGAATCATCGACGATCAGGTGAGGAACTATGCGGATCGCTCTGCCTTCGAGGCGATGTGCGAGGTGAAAACACTCGCCTATGACATGAAGGACGCGCTGCTTCGGGGAGAGCTGAATACCTTCGGTTCCCTGCTGAACGACGGCTGGCAGGCGAAGAAGCGGATGTCCAGAAAGATTACGACCCCGCAGATTGATCGGCTCTATGAGGAGGCGAGAGCAGCAGGGGCACTTGGCGGCAAGCTGCTCGGCGCGGGCGGCGGCGGCTTCCTGCTGATCTACTGCCCCTACAATGTCCGGCATATCGTAGCGCACAAGCTGCTCGACGCGGGCGGGCAGCTGACAGACTGGGTATTTGAACTGAGAGGGGCACAGAATTGGCGCGCAAGGTGA
- a CDS encoding nucleotidyltransferase family protein, whose product MQAILLCGGLGTRLRPVVSDRPKPLADIHGKAFMEYVTDELRAQGITELIFAAGYKGRMVEDYFGDGSRFGITARYAYEKEPLGTGGALRNALPLVHEEEVFVLNADTFYRIDYLALKRLLDAGKFSMALYTREVPDISRYGEVKRRGNRLLSWNEKSEEHRSGEINGGIYLIRRALIERIPEGKRSLENEEIPAWLAAGIGIGVKRSEGYFIDIGIPESYRQFCADAEKGCFHGL is encoded by the coding sequence TTGCAGGCAATACTTTTATGCGGCGGGCTCGGAACGAGGCTGCGGCCGGTGGTCTCTGACAGACCGAAGCCGCTTGCCGACATTCACGGCAAGGCGTTTATGGAATATGTGACAGACGAGCTGCGGGCGCAGGGCATCACGGAGCTGATCTTCGCAGCCGGCTACAAGGGAAGGATGGTGGAGGACTACTTCGGGGACGGCAGCCGCTTCGGCATCACGGCGCGATATGCCTATGAGAAGGAGCCACTGGGCACCGGCGGGGCGCTCCGCAACGCGCTGCCGCTGGTGCATGAGGAGGAGGTCTTCGTGCTGAATGCCGATACCTTCTACCGGATCGACTACCTCGCATTGAAGCGCCTGTTGGATGCAGGGAAATTTTCCATGGCACTCTATACGAGAGAGGTGCCGGACATTTCCCGCTACGGGGAGGTGAAGCGCCGGGGGAACCGCCTGCTCTCGTGGAATGAGAAGTCGGAGGAGCACAGGAGCGGGGAGATCAACGGCGGGATCTACCTCATCAGGCGGGCGCTCATCGAGCGGATCCCGGAGGGGAAGCGCAGCCTCGAGAACGAGGAGATCCCGGCATGGCTCGCGGCGGGAATCGGCATCGGCGTGAAGAGGTCGGAGGGCTACTTCATTGACATCGGTATCCCGGAGTCCTACCGACAGTTCTGCGCGGACGCAGAGAAAGGATGCTTTCATGGTTTATAG
- a CDS encoding glycosyltransferase, with translation MSFVQHRSNLIEWIYFARAESGLEQAASVLLLGDPEELRPFQELLEKRVRSVSVQMLDGKYDYIVIPYLEKRVLHLFGGKPERMLTVLSEEHLNPGGELVLGIANRHEPERLVSGIYEERLSYLSYAELAALRESLRQRFPNSSESLYFPMPSLELPLHLYSPDRLPLPGEEDTATDALLSAGSFPAFAPAYLYRFRPVQPKLVHDWGFRSWKPLYMKYNSSRREEFRIKTEILRDEKGMRHVLKESLSPVANAHIEALPERAAMLAAANPQLRVLREEKQRTASGGCASVLYPYIDGKSVGELLAERIRDGAAPLTELTETMCLLLGKEEGELSPANLDCLFENVLLQDGVPMLIDCEWVTAEKTSAEFLRYRMLRYWYERYRSRLSYPELSDFLRLFGFRSVSIRSCAAQEERLQSGIHGEGEAGNVWAYRQSQISVKNFERQKTELRHSIEVIEELKRELSERDITIRKEREVQRLTNIHVGNLEKVIETHETDISSLQRDLAYYQAHQSLPSRIRCRIREGYNRRFPLGSRKRKRMGYVLRTLRHPLRMLPMYFTASGRNRIRGDFRIGEDYLREGMLCFERQEQPLVSIVIPCYNQIGYTYRCLSSILRHTDQTETPYEVIIADDVSTDATRDLREYTKNLVIARNTENMGFLRNCNQAAALARGEYIFFLNNDTTVSEGWLRPLTVLLQQDATIGMAGSKLVYPDGRLQEAGGIIWSDASGWNYGRLQNPMDPEYNYVKEVDYISGAAILIRRRLWKELGGFDERFAPAYCEDSDLAFSVRKLGYRVVYQPQSVVTHYEGISNGTDVNGTGLKRYQLLNQEKFREKWREELRQQYINDGSPNPFKARERGRDKRYILVVDHYVPTWDRDAGSKTTFQYLQMFVRMGYRVKFLGDNFLSEQPYTGVLQQMGIEVLCGQKMQADIWGWIERNRDMIDIAYLNRPHITAKYIDFIREHTDWKCIFYGHDLHFLREMREYALTKDPAVLEDAEYWRGVELSVMKKADISYYPSEIEVDAIREIDPSIRVKAITAYIFPEAAARRTDYAKKEGLLFVGGFAHPPNKDGVLWFAREIFPEIRRQIPDIVFRIVGSKADSEVKALSEQEGIEVLGFVSDERLSELYQEARLVVVPLRYGAGVKGKVVEALHEGAAILTTSCGAEGIPGVEQALMIADQEKAFAETAVRLYHDLPARKRLSEQAAAFVKEHFSVEGAWSRIADDFSA, from the coding sequence ATGAGTTTTGTGCAGCATAGAAGCAATCTGATCGAATGGATCTACTTTGCGCGGGCGGAGAGCGGTCTGGAGCAGGCGGCTTCGGTTCTGCTGCTGGGAGACCCTGAGGAGCTGCGCCCGTTTCAGGAGCTGCTCGAGAAGCGGGTTCGCAGTGTTTCCGTGCAGATGCTCGACGGGAAATATGATTATATTGTCATACCGTATCTCGAAAAGCGGGTGCTGCATCTGTTCGGCGGAAAGCCGGAGCGGATGCTGACAGTACTTTCGGAGGAGCATCTGAATCCGGGCGGAGAGCTCGTGCTCGGCATCGCAAATCGCCATGAGCCTGAGCGGCTCGTCAGCGGGATCTATGAAGAGCGGCTTTCGTACCTGAGCTACGCGGAGCTCGCGGCGCTCCGGGAGAGTCTTCGGCAGCGTTTCCCGAATTCTTCGGAGAGTCTGTATTTTCCGATGCCCTCGCTGGAGCTGCCGCTGCACCTTTACTCTCCGGACAGGCTGCCGCTTCCGGGCGAGGAGGATACGGCGACGGATGCGCTGCTGTCCGCGGGGAGCTTCCCGGCGTTTGCGCCTGCCTATCTCTACCGCTTCCGTCCGGTGCAGCCGAAGCTCGTGCATGACTGGGGCTTCCGCTCCTGGAAGCCGTTGTATATGAAGTACAATTCCAGCCGCAGAGAGGAGTTCCGCATCAAGACGGAGATTCTGCGGGATGAGAAGGGGATGCGTCATGTCCTGAAGGAGAGCCTCTCGCCAGTGGCGAATGCACATATCGAGGCGCTGCCGGAGCGCGCTGCCATGCTTGCGGCGGCGAACCCGCAGCTTCGGGTGCTCCGGGAGGAGAAGCAGCGGACGGCGTCGGGCGGCTGTGCTTCTGTGTTGTACCCTTATATTGATGGAAAGAGCGTCGGTGAGCTGCTTGCAGAACGGATTCGGGACGGTGCCGCGCCGCTTACGGAGCTTACGGAAACAATGTGCCTGCTTCTCGGAAAGGAGGAGGGGGAGCTTTCTCCGGCAAATCTGGACTGTCTCTTCGAGAATGTCCTGCTGCAGGACGGTGTGCCGATGCTGATCGACTGCGAGTGGGTGACAGCGGAGAAAACGAGTGCAGAGTTCCTGCGTTATCGGATGCTGCGTTACTGGTATGAGCGCTATCGCTCCAGGCTTTCCTATCCGGAGCTTTCGGATTTTCTGCGGCTCTTCGGCTTCCGGTCGGTTTCGATCCGGAGCTGTGCGGCGCAGGAGGAGAGGCTGCAGAGCGGGATTCATGGCGAGGGAGAAGCAGGTAATGTCTGGGCATACCGGCAGTCACAGATCAGTGTGAAGAACTTCGAACGGCAGAAGACGGAGCTTCGGCACAGCATAGAGGTGATCGAGGAGCTGAAGCGGGAGCTTTCTGAGCGGGATATTACGATCAGGAAGGAACGAGAGGTGCAGCGTCTCACCAACATTCATGTGGGAAATCTGGAGAAGGTCATAGAGACGCATGAGACGGATATCTCCAGCCTGCAGCGGGATCTCGCCTACTATCAGGCACACCAGAGTCTGCCCTCCCGCATCCGCTGCCGTATTCGGGAGGGCTATAACCGGAGATTTCCGCTCGGCTCCCGGAAGCGAAAGCGGATGGGCTATGTACTTCGTACGCTCCGACATCCGCTCCGGATGCTTCCGATGTATTTTACCGCCTCCGGCAGAAACCGGATTCGTGGCGATTTCCGGATCGGGGAGGATTATCTCCGGGAGGGGATGCTCTGCTTCGAGCGGCAGGAGCAGCCGCTGGTGTCAATTGTCATTCCCTGCTATAATCAGATCGGCTATACCTACCGCTGCCTTTCCTCGATCCTTCGGCATACGGATCAGACAGAAACGCCCTATGAGGTCATCATCGCGGACGACGTATCTACGGACGCGACCAGAGATCTCCGGGAGTATACAAAGAACCTTGTGATCGCGAGAAATACGGAGAATATGGGCTTCCTGAGGAACTGCAATCAGGCGGCTGCGCTCGCAAGGGGCGAGTATATTTTCTTTTTAAACAATGATACGACCGTATCGGAGGGCTGGCTCCGCCCTCTCACGGTGCTGCTGCAGCAGGATGCGACGATCGGCATGGCGGGCTCGAAGCTGGTCTATCCGGACGGGCGTCTGCAGGAGGCGGGCGGCATTATCTGGTCGGACGCATCCGGCTGGAATTATGGACGTCTGCAGAATCCGATGGATCCGGAGTATAACTATGTGAAGGAGGTGGATTACATCTCCGGTGCGGCGATCCTGATCCGGCGGCGGCTCTGGAAGGAGCTGGGCGGCTTCGATGAGAGGTTTGCGCCGGCATACTGCGAGGACTCGGATCTCGCTTTCTCGGTACGGAAGCTGGGCTATCGGGTTGTTTACCAGCCGCAGTCTGTCGTGACGCATTATGAGGGGATCTCGAACGGGACGGATGTGAACGGAACGGGGCTTAAGCGCTACCAGCTCCTGAATCAGGAGAAGTTCCGTGAGAAGTGGAGGGAGGAGCTCAGGCAGCAGTATATCAATGACGGCAGCCCGAATCCCTTCAAGGCGCGGGAGCGCGGCAGGGACAAGAGATATATCCTGGTTGTAGATCACTATGTTCCTACCTGGGACAGGGACGCCGGCTCGAAGACGACCTTCCAGTACCTGCAGATGTTCGTGCGGATGGGCTATCGGGTGAAGTTCCTCGGGGACAACTTCCTCTCGGAGCAGCCCTACACCGGAGTGCTTCAGCAGATGGGGATCGAGGTGCTCTGCGGGCAGAAAATGCAGGCGGATATCTGGGGCTGGATCGAGCGGAACCGGGATATGATCGACATTGCCTATCTGAACCGTCCGCATATCACGGCGAAGTATATTGACTTCATCCGGGAGCATACGGACTGGAAGTGTATTTTCTATGGACACGATCTGCATTTCCTGCGGGAAATGCGGGAGTACGCGCTCACGAAGGATCCGGCGGTGCTGGAGGATGCGGAATACTGGAGGGGCGTCGAGCTCTCCGTGATGAAGAAGGCGGATATCAGCTATTATCCGTCGGAGATCGAGGTGGATGCGATCCGTGAGATCGATCCGAGCATCCGTGTGAAGGCGATTACCGCTTATATCTTCCCGGAGGCGGCGGCACGCAGGACTGACTATGCGAAGAAGGAGGGGCTGCTCTTCGTCGGCGGCTTCGCGCATCCACCCAATAAGGATGGCGTGCTCTGGTTTGCGCGGGAGATTTTCCCCGAGATCCGGCGGCAGATCCCGGACATCGTGTTCCGGATTGTCGGCTCGAAGGCGGATTCGGAGGTGAAGGCGCTTTCGGAGCAGGAGGGGATAGAGGTGCTCGGCTTCGTCAGCGACGAACGGCTCTCGGAGCTGTATCAGGAGGCGCGGCTCGTGGTGGTTCCGCTCCGTTACGGTGCAGGGGTGAAGGGCAAGGTCGTAGAGGCGCTGCATGAGGGCGCAGCGATTCTGACGACCTCCTGCGGTGCGGAGGGGATTCCCGGCGTCGAGCAGGCGCTGATGATCGCGGATCAGGAGAAGGCCTTCGCGGAGACGGCGGTGCGGCTCTACCATGATCTTCCGGCGCGGAAGCGGCTGTCCGAGCAGGCGGCTGCCTTCGTGAAGGAGCATTTCTCCGTAGAGGGTGCCTGGAGCAGGATTGCGGACGACTTTTCAGCATAG
- a CDS encoding ABC transporter ATP-binding protein: MTEQKTRETMIQVSDITKIYRLYDRPIDRLKESVSLTHRNYHRDFYALRNVSFEVRRGEAVGIIGTNGSGKSTMLKIITGVLTQSAGTLRTEGTVCALLELGAGFNQDYTGIENIYMNGTMMGFTRAEMDAKLQDILDFADIGDFVYQPVKSYSSGMFVRLAFALYISVDPDVLIVDEALSVGDVFFQAKCYHRMDELKRRGTTILMVTHDLGSVMKYCDRVVLLNRGEKVAEGRPGEMVDLYKKILAGQYTGNEDFVDGQDFGVTSVGAAGLPDGGQAGDSAAGEKREDSGEDAPGELMQSRLPVNPNVQHYGNGKAEIYDIGIRDAHGKLTNVLLKGEEFSIVERIRFHAEIESPIFTFTIKDKRGMDLSGTNTMFEGQDIAPVRAGDEYVCTFRQRMTLQGGEYLLSISCTGFEQGEHTVYDRKYDILSLTVLSNKNTVGIYDMESEVTLERHEA; encoded by the coding sequence ATGACAGAGCAAAAAACGCGGGAGACAATGATACAGGTCTCCGATATTACGAAAATATACCGGCTTTACGACAGGCCGATTGACCGTTTGAAGGAATCCGTCAGCCTCACGCACAGAAATTACCATCGGGATTTCTATGCTCTCCGGAATGTAAGCTTCGAGGTGCGGCGCGGAGAGGCGGTCGGGATCATCGGAACCAATGGCTCAGGGAAATCGACGATGCTGAAGATCATTACCGGCGTGCTGACCCAGAGCGCGGGAACACTTCGGACAGAGGGGACGGTCTGCGCGCTGCTGGAGCTGGGAGCAGGCTTCAACCAGGACTATACCGGCATTGAGAATATCTATATGAACGGGACGATGATGGGCTTTACGCGGGCAGAGATGGACGCGAAGCTGCAGGACATTCTCGATTTCGCGGACATCGGGGACTTCGTATACCAGCCTGTGAAGTCATATTCGAGCGGTATGTTTGTCCGCCTTGCCTTCGCGCTCTATATCTCTGTGGATCCGGATGTGCTGATCGTGGACGAAGCGCTCTCGGTCGGCGATGTCTTTTTCCAGGCGAAGTGCTATCATCGCATGGACGAGCTGAAGCGGAGGGGCACGACGATCCTGATGGTGACGCATGATCTGGGCTCGGTGATGAAATACTGCGACCGCGTGGTTCTTCTGAATCGCGGGGAGAAGGTCGCGGAGGGGCGTCCGGGCGAGATGGTCGACCTTTATAAGAAGATTCTGGCGGGGCAGTATACCGGCAATGAGGATTTCGTAGACGGACAGGACTTCGGCGTAACGTCGGTCGGCGCGGCAGGACTTCCGGACGGAGGACAGGCAGGAGACAGCGCTGCGGGAGAGAAGCGGGAGGACAGCGGGGAGGATGCGCCGGGAGAGCTGATGCAGTCGCGGCTTCCGGTCAACCCGAATGTGCAGCATTACGGCAACGGCAAGGCGGAGATTTATGATATCGGGATCCGGGACGCGCACGGGAAGCTGACGAACGTGCTGCTGAAGGGGGAGGAGTTCTCCATCGTGGAGAGGATCCGCTTCCATGCGGAGATCGAGAGCCCGATCTTTACCTTCACGATCAAGGACAAGCGCGGCATGGATCTCTCCGGGACGAATACGATGTTCGAGGGACAGGATATCGCGCCGGTTCGCGCCGGAGACGAGTATGTTTGCACCTTCCGGCAGAGGATGACATTGCAGGGAGGCGAGTACCTCCTGTCGATCTCCTGCACGGGCTTCGAGCAGGGAGAGCATACGGTCTATGACCGGAAGTATGATATTCTGAGTCTGACGGTGCTTTCCAACAAAAACACCGTGGGAATCTATGATATGGAGTCGGAGGTGACTCTGGAAAGGCATGAAGCATGA
- a CDS encoding aminoglycoside phosphotransferase family protein encodes MAKELISKNGPKSIYVDGDRVYKVFEKGFPKDEVLHEAFVTARVEQIDGLNVSKILGISTDEEGCFVIEKEYIPGKTLLELMRAHPEREDEYIEKMVELQLLVFSKKAPLLQKMKDKITYQINGLNTIDASTRYELLTRLESMPKHFKLCHGDFRPSNIIVRDDGSMYLIDWVHATQGNASGDVARTYITLYLEDETLAKKYYNCFCAKTHTDSSYVNKWLPVIAAANLTKERPEETALLESWLNIADHM; translated from the coding sequence ATGGCAAAAGAGTTGATTTCCAAAAACGGACCGAAGAGTATCTACGTGGACGGAGACAGAGTCTACAAGGTGTTTGAGAAGGGCTTCCCAAAGGATGAGGTGCTCCACGAGGCGTTTGTCACCGCCAGAGTAGAGCAGATCGACGGTCTGAATGTATCGAAGATTCTGGGCATCTCTACGGATGAGGAGGGATGCTTTGTCATCGAGAAGGAATACATCCCGGGGAAGACGCTGCTCGAGCTGATGCGGGCGCATCCGGAGCGGGAGGACGAGTACATCGAAAAAATGGTCGAGCTCCAGCTGCTGGTCTTCTCCAAAAAAGCGCCGCTGCTCCAGAAGATGAAGGACAAGATCACCTATCAGATCAATGGTCTGAATACCATCGATGCCTCCACTCGCTATGAGCTTCTGACACGGCTGGAATCGATGCCGAAGCACTTCAAGCTCTGTCATGGAGACTTCCGCCCCTCCAATATCATCGTCCGGGACGACGGCAGCATGTACCTGATCGACTGGGTACACGCAACACAGGGCAACGCCTCCGGCGATGTGGCGAGAACCTACATCACCCTTTATCTGGAGGATGAGACGCTCGCGAAGAAATACTACAACTGCTTCTGCGCGAAGACGCATACCGACTCCTCCTACGTCAACAAATGGCTGCCGGTGATTGCCGCCGCCAATCTGACGAAGGAACGTCCGGAGGAGACTGCGCTCCTCGAGAGCTGGCTGAATATCGCGGATCATATGTAG
- a CDS encoding DUF6382 domain-containing protein translates to MEEIRCRMENSLRHSLLCMETELTEEEVFGCYENKMLLNTEISGVLPVSFRAADGRGCFCYDASNAVSLEQFFENRSIGEDFLRRFVEQLNLLLETLERYLLSEERVLWEPSLIFYEEGRMRLLFALLPGKQESFLEGLRRFFRWVLEHIDYDSEQTIVLAYRLLRKLSRESFKIGDFLQVVRQEREEMCAESAETDGVFRFVGMERALSPASPEQEPGGASAAPAGIREREDAAETVGDKESEKVLQPESGAEYEIDLHAGAEKPCDLPAWLARYGKLLLGVLLLTGIPGGLFLLEGRESLLHFLPLVLLIDGGIVLCLIMDAMLLRLPETES, encoded by the coding sequence ATGGAAGAGATCCGCTGCCGGATGGAGAATTCGCTTCGGCACAGTCTTTTGTGCATGGAAACGGAGCTGACAGAGGAGGAGGTCTTCGGGTGTTATGAGAATAAGATGCTTCTCAATACGGAGATTTCGGGCGTACTGCCGGTCAGCTTCCGCGCGGCAGATGGGAGGGGCTGCTTCTGCTATGATGCCTCGAACGCGGTCAGTCTGGAGCAGTTCTTCGAGAATCGGAGTATCGGAGAGGACTTTCTCAGGCGCTTCGTTGAGCAGCTGAATTTACTGCTGGAGACGCTGGAGCGGTATCTCCTTTCGGAGGAGCGTGTACTATGGGAGCCGTCTTTGATTTTCTATGAGGAGGGGCGGATGAGGCTGCTGTTTGCGCTGCTGCCGGGAAAGCAGGAGAGCTTTCTTGAGGGACTTCGGCGTTTTTTTCGCTGGGTACTGGAGCATATCGACTATGATTCTGAGCAGACGATCGTACTGGCATACCGGCTGCTCAGGAAGCTCTCGCGGGAGAGCTTCAAAATCGGAGATTTCCTGCAGGTAGTACGGCAGGAGAGGGAGGAGATGTGTGCGGAGTCCGCAGAGACGGATGGCGTCTTCCGTTTTGTCGGGATGGAGAGAGCCTTATCTCCGGCGAGTCCGGAACAGGAGCCGGGAGGAGCAAGTGCAGCACCTGCTGGGATCAGAGAACGGGAGGACGCCGCGGAAACGGTGGGAGACAAGGAGAGTGAGAAGGTACTGCAGCCGGAAAGCGGCGCCGAGTACGAGATCGACCTGCATGCGGGGGCGGAGAAGCCCTGCGATCTCCCGGCATGGCTTGCCCGATACGGGAAGCTGCTTCTGGGCGTTCTGCTTCTTACGGGAATTCCGGGCGGGCTCTTTCTGCTGGAGGGAAGGGAGTCGCTGCTGCATTTTCTTCCGCTGGTGCTTCTGATCGACGGCGGGATCGTCCTTTGCCTGATCATGGACGCGATGCTGCTGCGCTTACCGGAGACGGAATCCTAG
- a CDS encoding prepilin peptidase produces the protein MPSLLTSIVLCFYLLSFFLCICHDIWSRTLPSYLLFGLFLFGVPAFLLRLVSISEPFSFRGILQLMLSFAPGALLLLLGLFSGEAVGFGDGLFFLLSGCYIPGLPLLLILLLGLFTSALVSIGLLAYGRWKGKSMRKRSIPFLPCLIPALPILLRAFPSL, from the coding sequence ATGCCGTCGCTCTTGACGAGTATTGTGCTTTGCTTCTATCTGCTGAGTTTTTTTCTCTGTATCTGTCATGACATCTGGAGCCGGACGCTCCCCTCCTATCTGCTTTTCGGGCTTTTTCTCTTCGGGGTTCCGGCATTTCTGCTCCGGCTCGTCAGTATCTCCGAGCCGTTCTCTTTTCGCGGGATCCTGCAGCTGATGCTCTCTTTCGCACCCGGGGCGCTGCTGCTCCTGCTGGGTCTTTTTTCCGGAGAAGCAGTGGGGTTTGGGGATGGACTCTTCTTCCTGCTGTCCGGCTGCTATATTCCGGGGCTGCCGCTCCTTCTGATTCTGCTGCTGGGGCTTTTTACCTCTGCACTCGTCAGCATCGGACTGCTTGCCTACGGGAGGTGGAAGGGAAAGAGTATGCGGAAGCGAAGCATTCCCTTTCTGCCCTGCCTGATTCCTGCGCTGCCGATTCTGCTGCGCGCGTTTCCGAGCCTTTAG